A single region of the Streptomyces sp. NBC_00425 genome encodes:
- a CDS encoding exodeoxyribonuclease III, with product MRIATWNVNSITARLPRLLAWLESSGTDVLCLQEAKVAEEQFPFEPLRELGYESAVHATGRWNGVAVVSRVGLADVVKGLPGDPGYDGAPEPRAVSATCGPVRVWSVYVPNGREVDHPHYAYKLQWFEALKAAVAGDAAGGRPFAVMGDYNVAPTDDDVYDLAAFEGLTHVTPAERAALASLREAGLSDVVPRPLKYEHPFTYWDYRQLAFPKNRGMRIDLVYGNEPFAKAVKDSYVDREERKGKGASDHAPVVVDLEV from the coding sequence ATGCGTATCGCGACCTGGAACGTGAACTCGATCACCGCCCGCCTGCCGAGGCTCCTGGCGTGGCTGGAGAGCAGCGGCACCGACGTGCTGTGCCTGCAGGAGGCCAAGGTCGCCGAGGAGCAGTTCCCGTTCGAGCCGTTGCGCGAGCTGGGCTACGAGTCGGCGGTCCACGCCACCGGCCGGTGGAACGGCGTGGCCGTCGTCTCCCGCGTCGGCCTGGCGGACGTCGTGAAGGGCCTGCCGGGCGACCCCGGCTACGACGGCGCGCCGGAGCCGCGCGCGGTCTCGGCGACCTGCGGTCCGGTCCGCGTGTGGTCGGTGTACGTGCCGAACGGCCGCGAGGTCGACCACCCGCACTACGCCTACAAGCTCCAGTGGTTCGAGGCCCTCAAGGCGGCCGTCGCCGGGGACGCGGCGGGGGGCAGGCCCTTCGCGGTGATGGGCGACTACAACGTGGCGCCGACCGACGACGACGTGTACGACCTGGCCGCCTTCGAGGGCCTCACTCATGTCACCCCGGCCGAGCGGGCCGCCCTGGCGTCGCTGCGCGAGGCCGGGCTGTCGGACGTCGTCCCGCGCCCCCTGAAGTACGAGCACCCGTTCACGTACTGGGACTACCGTCAGCTCGCCTTCCCCAAGAACCGCGGCATGCGCATCGACCTGGTGTACGGCAACGAGCCGTTCGCCAAGGCGGTCAAGGACTCCTACGTCGACCGCGAGGAGCGCAAGGGCAAGGGCGCCTCGGACCACGCGCCCGTCGTCGTCGACCTCGAGGTGTAG
- a CDS encoding amino acid ABC transporter ATP-binding protein: MAVDPLIELRDVNKYFGELHVLQDVNLTVGRGEVVVVIGPSGSGKSTLCRAINRLEPIRSGSITLDGQPLPEEGKGLARLRSEVGMVFQSFNLFAHKTVLQNISLGQVKVRRRKKDDADRRSRELLDRVGLADQADKFPAQLSGGQQQRVAIARALAMDPKALLFDEPTSALDPEMINEVLEVMRQLAHEGMTMVVVTHEMGFARSAANRVVFMADGRIVEDRTPEEFFTAPRSDRAKDFLSKILKH, encoded by the coding sequence ATGGCCGTCGATCCGTTGATCGAGCTGCGTGACGTCAACAAGTACTTCGGGGAGCTGCATGTCCTGCAGGACGTCAACCTCACGGTCGGCAGGGGGGAGGTGGTCGTGGTGATCGGCCCTTCGGGGTCGGGGAAGTCGACACTGTGCCGCGCGATCAACCGGCTGGAGCCGATCCGGTCGGGCTCGATCACGCTCGACGGTCAGCCGCTGCCCGAGGAGGGCAAGGGGCTGGCCCGCCTGCGTTCCGAGGTCGGCATGGTGTTCCAGTCGTTCAACCTCTTCGCCCACAAGACGGTCCTGCAGAACATCTCGCTGGGTCAGGTGAAGGTCCGCCGCCGCAAGAAGGACGACGCCGACCGGCGCTCGCGCGAACTGCTCGACCGCGTGGGCCTCGCCGACCAGGCCGACAAGTTCCCGGCGCAGCTCTCCGGCGGCCAGCAGCAGCGCGTGGCCATCGCCCGCGCCCTGGCCATGGACCCCAAGGCGCTCCTGTTCGACGAGCCCACCTCCGCCCTCGACCCCGAGATGATCAACGAGGTCCTCGAGGTGATGCGGCAACTGGCGCACGAGGGGATGACCATGGTCGTCGTCACCCACGAGATGGGCTTCGCGCGCTCGGCCGCCAACCGCGTGGTCTTCATGGCGGACGGCCGCATCGTGGAGGACCGCACTCCGGAGGAGTTCTTCACCGCCCCGCGCAGCGACCGCGCCAAGGACTTCCTCTCCAAGATCCTCAAGCACTGA
- a CDS encoding MBL fold metallo-hydrolase: MKLTKKSHACVRLEKDGRTLVVDPGGFSEADAALGADAILVTHEHPDHFDEGRLRTALEADPATEVWTLRSVAEKISAAFPGRVHTVGHGDTFTAAGFDVQVHGELHAVIHPDIPRITNVGYLIDGGRVFHPGDALTVPGRPVQTLMLPVMAPWSKISEVIDYVREVRPQRAYDVHDALLTDLARPIYDRQIGALGGAEHLRLEPGESAAL; this comes from the coding sequence CTGAAGCTCACGAAGAAGTCGCACGCGTGCGTGCGCCTGGAGAAGGACGGGCGCACGCTCGTCGTCGACCCGGGCGGGTTCAGCGAGGCGGACGCCGCACTCGGCGCGGACGCGATCCTCGTCACCCACGAGCACCCCGACCACTTCGACGAGGGACGGCTGCGCACCGCCCTGGAGGCCGACCCGGCGACCGAGGTCTGGACCCTGCGGTCGGTGGCCGAGAAGATCTCCGCGGCCTTCCCGGGCCGCGTCCACACCGTCGGCCACGGCGACACGTTCACCGCGGCGGGCTTCGACGTCCAGGTGCACGGCGAGCTGCACGCCGTCATCCACCCCGACATCCCGCGCATCACCAACGTCGGTTATCTGATCGACGGCGGCCGGGTCTTCCACCCCGGCGACGCGCTCACCGTCCCCGGCCGCCCCGTACAGACGCTGATGCTTCCCGTGATGGCTCCCTGGAGCAAGATCTCCGAGGTCATCGACTACGTCCGCGAGGTGCGCCCGCAGCGTGCCTACGACGTCCACGACGCCCTGCTGACCGACCTGGCCCGGCCGATCTACGACCGGCAGATCGGCGCCCTCGGGGGCGCGGAGCACCTGCGGCTGGAGCCGGGGGAGAGCGCGGCACTGTGA
- the pcaDC gene encoding bifunctional 3-oxoadipate enol-lactonase/4-carboxymuconolactone decarboxylase PcaDC — MSETPPNTLQYRFDGPEDAPVLILGPSLGTTWHMWDRQVPELAQQWRVFRFDLPGHGGAPAHPAGSVPDLAERLLVTLDGLGVQRFGYAGCAFGGAVGVELALRHPERVASLALIAASPRFGTADEFRQRGVIVRTNGLDPIARTSPDRWFTGGFAAAQPAITEWAVQMVRTTDPGCYIAACEALAAFDVRAEIGLVGVPTLVLAGSDDQVTGPAEARTLVAGIPDARLAVVPGASHLVPVEQPAAVTDLLVHHFSTAWQPAYDSVTGQTAVPGIPVRAVPTMPPQPLQSQQPVALAEIAPAPVLQPPQVMGRPDPYDSGLKVRREVLGDAHVDRALSQADDFGGHFQEFVTRYAWGEVWDRPGLDRRTRSCITLTALVAGGHLEELAVHTRAALRNGLTPDEIREVLLQAAVYCGLPAANGAFRVAQQVVLEETTPTE, encoded by the coding sequence GTGAGTGAGACACCCCCGAACACCCTGCAATACCGCTTTGACGGGCCAGAAGACGCTCCGGTCCTGATCTTGGGTCCCTCACTGGGTACCACATGGCACATGTGGGACCGGCAGGTTCCCGAACTGGCCCAGCAGTGGCGGGTGTTCCGCTTCGACCTGCCGGGCCACGGCGGCGCACCCGCCCACCCGGCGGGCTCGGTCCCGGACCTCGCCGAACGGCTGCTCGTCACGCTGGACGGGCTCGGGGTGCAGCGCTTCGGCTACGCGGGCTGCGCCTTCGGCGGCGCGGTGGGCGTGGAGCTCGCGCTGCGCCACCCCGAGCGCGTCGCCTCGCTCGCGCTGATCGCGGCGTCGCCTCGGTTCGGCACGGCCGACGAGTTCCGCCAGCGCGGCGTGATCGTGCGCACGAACGGCCTCGACCCCATCGCCCGGACTTCGCCCGACCGCTGGTTCACCGGCGGATTCGCGGCCGCGCAGCCCGCGATCACCGAGTGGGCCGTGCAGATGGTGCGCACCACCGACCCCGGTTGCTACATAGCCGCCTGCGAGGCGCTCGCCGCGTTCGACGTACGGGCCGAGATCGGCCTCGTCGGCGTCCCGACGCTGGTCCTCGCCGGCTCGGACGACCAGGTCACCGGCCCCGCCGAGGCCCGCACCCTGGTCGCCGGCATCCCGGACGCCCGTCTCGCGGTCGTGCCGGGCGCCTCACACCTCGTCCCGGTGGAGCAGCCGGCCGCCGTCACCGACCTGCTGGTCCACCACTTCTCCACCGCGTGGCAGCCCGCCTACGACTCGGTCACCGGGCAGACGGCCGTCCCGGGCATCCCGGTCCGGGCGGTGCCGACCATGCCGCCGCAGCCCCTGCAGTCCCAGCAGCCGGTGGCCCTCGCGGAGATCGCGCCCGCCCCGGTTCTCCAGCCGCCGCAGGTCATGGGCCGCCCCGACCCGTACGACTCCGGACTGAAGGTGCGCCGGGAGGTCCTCGGCGACGCCCACGTGGACCGCGCGCTGTCGCAGGCCGACGACTTCGGGGGGCACTTCCAGGAGTTCGTCACCCGCTACGCCTGGGGCGAGGTCTGGGACCGTCCGGGCCTCGACCGACGCACCCGCTCCTGCATCACGCTCACCGCGCTGGTCGCCGGCGGTCACCTCGAGGAGCTCGCCGTGCACACCCGGGCCGCGCTGCGCAACGGCCTCACCCCGGACGAGATCAGGGAGGTGCTGCTCCAGGCGGCCGTCTACTGCGGCCTGCCGGCGGCGAACGGCGCGTTCAGGGTGGCGCAGCAGGTCGTCCTCGAGGAGACCACCCCCACCGAGTGA
- a CDS encoding alpha/beta fold hydrolase: MGSVGGHRRLGAVFVHGFNSSAAMWEPFTSLIDQDEDLDFVRPLPFSYDTRLWQPSPLRGVPEFDTVADSLKEFLDTEAGGFDRLMLVCHSQGGLIVQRCLARMLVEGRGQDLARIRRVVLFACPNNGSQFALALRRGVLRRNPQERQLRPLDQQITDTQRAVLRDIVNAQEVTARTCPIPFSVYAGETDNIVTPASARSVFPDAAVLPGDHSGIVRPASRAHRSYSTLRRLILTATETDPSDTSRATQAGHLPAVLTAQDSAMSSTRVASEPSDVVSESPAISAVTIGTFPDSVTVVRVAERIPDMDDADFRRQVISLMRQALAPQAGFSPAFRAHPRDHLLEIVERCQSHRMRGAALAAFRDAVRVLRPDDSATAELCEMIRDPE; encoded by the coding sequence ATGGGATCGGTAGGGGGCCACCGACGGCTGGGTGCGGTATTCGTCCATGGCTTCAACTCGTCGGCAGCGATGTGGGAACCGTTCACGTCGTTGATCGACCAGGACGAGGACTTGGACTTCGTCAGGCCGCTTCCCTTCTCCTACGACACGCGGTTGTGGCAGCCCAGTCCGCTGCGCGGGGTTCCCGAATTCGACACGGTGGCTGACAGTTTGAAGGAGTTCCTGGACACTGAAGCCGGGGGCTTCGATCGGCTGATGTTGGTCTGCCACAGCCAAGGCGGGCTGATCGTCCAGCGCTGCCTCGCTCGGATGCTTGTCGAGGGGCGCGGTCAGGATTTGGCCCGCATCCGGCGGGTCGTGCTTTTTGCCTGCCCGAACAACGGCTCGCAGTTCGCTCTGGCACTGCGTCGCGGGGTGCTGCGGCGCAATCCCCAGGAACGCCAACTACGGCCGCTGGACCAACAGATCACCGACACTCAACGGGCTGTCCTCCGCGACATCGTCAACGCACAGGAAGTTACCGCGCGGACCTGTCCCATTCCGTTCTCGGTCTATGCCGGCGAGACCGACAACATCGTCACTCCCGCCTCGGCACGCAGTGTCTTCCCCGACGCAGCCGTCCTGCCCGGAGATCATTCCGGCATTGTGCGGCCCGCCTCACGCGCACACCGCTCCTACTCCACCCTCAGACGGCTAATCCTCACCGCCACTGAAACCGACCCCTCCGACACCAGTAGGGCGACACAAGCAGGTCATCTTCCTGCCGTCCTGACGGCTCAGGACTCCGCGATGTCCAGCACGCGCGTCGCATCCGAACCCTCGGACGTCGTCTCAGAGAGTCCCGCAATCAGCGCCGTCACGATCGGGACCTTTCCCGATTCCGTCACTGTGGTGCGGGTGGCCGAACGCATCCCAGACATGGATGATGCCGATTTTCGGCGGCAGGTGATCAGCCTGATGCGGCAGGCGTTAGCGCCGCAGGCGGGGTTCTCCCCTGCGTTCAGGGCACATCCACGTGATCACTTGTTGGAGATCGTCGAGCGCTGCCAGTCACACCGCATGCGTGGTGCTGCGCTGGCTGCCTTTCGGGACGCCGTCAGGGTCCTGCGCCCCGACGATTCGGCTACCGCCGAGTTGTGCGAGATGATCAGGGACCCTGAGTGA
- a CDS encoding DUF6278 family protein, with amino-acid sequence MNIPFLGNRSKKYRAAVLAEDPEGIAELLAECELLRSHAARQGIGLDDTAGSLEALDQLPPRWRDDEENLPWFGHDAGLYLGTVVVRSVPGAAWAIRPGGEAVVRLSSGREVDVVAAGREWAVSGTPELSQLYAEVAED; translated from the coding sequence ATGAACATCCCTTTCCTGGGCAACAGGAGCAAGAAGTACCGTGCGGCGGTCCTGGCCGAGGACCCCGAAGGGATCGCCGAACTCCTCGCCGAGTGTGAGCTGTTGCGCTCGCACGCGGCCCGGCAGGGGATCGGACTGGACGACACGGCGGGCTCGCTGGAGGCGCTCGACCAGCTGCCGCCCCGCTGGCGCGACGACGAGGAGAACCTGCCCTGGTTCGGCCACGACGCGGGGCTCTACCTGGGGACGGTCGTCGTGCGCTCCGTGCCCGGCGCGGCCTGGGCGATCCGGCCCGGCGGGGAGGCGGTCGTCCGGCTGTCGTCGGGCCGGGAGGTCGACGTGGTCGCGGCCGGCCGGGAGTGGGCCGTGAGCGGGACGCCCGAGCTGTCCCAGCTGTACGCAGAGGTGGCCGAGGACTGA
- a CDS encoding IS110 family transposase — protein MTTRQHSTSSSTDPPVRREVVLGVDTHGEVHVAAVLSPLGQILGTESFPATAAGYRQLLVWARKRGTVRRAGVEGTGTFGAGLSRYLLAQDVQVYEVNRPDRSARRLLGKSDPLDAQAAARAVLSGRARARAKSGDGPVQSARMFKLAKVSAVKARTQAINQLKAVLVIADPALRERLSSLGNAELFRTCARLGLCDGGGDEDAVAQATHMTLSMLAERIEQLTGQIDELNRRLTLLVERHAPQLLVPVGIGPDSAVTLLITMGDNPERLNTEASFAALCGVSPVEYSSGRRSTRRLNHGGDRQANAALHRIVFTRLRHDPRTQAYYERRTQEGKTRREIIRCLKRYAAREVFNLVRPVSRTPAL, from the coding sequence ATGACGACCAGACAGCACAGCACCTCCTCGAGCACGGATCCGCCCGTTCGGCGCGAGGTCGTTCTGGGCGTGGACACGCACGGCGAGGTTCATGTCGCCGCCGTGCTCTCCCCGCTCGGGCAAATCCTGGGCACCGAGTCCTTTCCGGCCACGGCAGCCGGCTACCGACAACTGCTCGTCTGGGCCCGCAAGCGGGGGACGGTGCGCCGGGCCGGTGTGGAGGGCACGGGCACCTTTGGAGCGGGCCTGTCCCGCTATCTGCTGGCTCAGGACGTCCAGGTGTATGAAGTGAACCGGCCCGATCGCTCGGCCCGCCGTCTGCTCGGGAAGTCGGACCCGCTCGATGCGCAGGCTGCTGCGCGGGCTGTGCTCAGTGGTCGGGCCCGGGCGCGGGCCAAATCCGGCGACGGTCCGGTGCAGAGCGCCCGGATGTTCAAACTCGCCAAGGTCTCCGCGGTCAAGGCCCGCACCCAGGCGATCAACCAGCTCAAGGCCGTCCTGGTCATAGCTGACCCCGCCTTGCGGGAGCGGTTGTCGAGCCTGGGCAATGCCGAGCTGTTCCGCACCTGCGCGCGCCTCGGCCTGTGCGACGGCGGGGGCGACGAGGACGCCGTGGCCCAGGCCACTCATATGACCCTGAGTATGCTCGCCGAGCGCATCGAGCAGCTCACCGGGCAGATCGATGAGCTGAACCGGCGCCTGACCCTGCTTGTCGAGCGCCACGCCCCGCAGCTGCTCGTACCGGTGGGCATCGGCCCGGACAGTGCCGTCACTCTCCTGATCACCATGGGAGACAACCCCGAGCGGCTGAACACCGAGGCGTCCTTTGCTGCCCTTTGCGGAGTCAGCCCCGTCGAGTACTCCTCGGGCCGTCGGAGCACGCGCCGGCTCAACCACGGCGGCGACCGGCAGGCCAACGCCGCCCTGCACCGCATCGTGTTCACCCGGCTGCGCCACGACCCGCGCACCCAGGCGTACTACGAACGCCGCACCCAGGAGGGCAAGACCCGACGTGAGATCATCCGATGCCTCAAGCGATATGCCGCCCGCGAGGTCTTCAACCTGGTCAGACCGGTTTCCCGCACCCCCGCGTTATAG